From the Nitrobacter hamburgensis X14 genome, one window contains:
- a CDS encoding DedA family protein has protein sequence MSIAGLLAEYGPWLVFAVVALESAGIPLPGETTLIGGAVLAATRHDISIFSVVFAAVAGAITGDNLGYWAGRYFGPRFVRRYTHRLHLTEDRVSIARYLFRRYGGWLVFFGRFVALLRAFAAILAGANGMAWNQFLLFNSLGAICWASLFGFGAYGLGAGVNKLAGGFAIAFLAIAAVVLFFLMRAFHRYERQLMKLAREDEQRTRRG, from the coding sequence TTGAGCATCGCCGGCCTCTTAGCGGAATACGGGCCTTGGCTTGTGTTCGCCGTTGTCGCGCTTGAGAGCGCGGGTATCCCATTGCCTGGTGAAACCACCCTGATCGGAGGAGCAGTCTTGGCTGCTACGAGACACGATATTTCGATCTTTTCTGTCGTTTTTGCTGCAGTCGCCGGTGCGATCACAGGAGATAATTTGGGCTATTGGGCAGGGCGTTATTTCGGACCGAGGTTTGTGCGGCGCTATACCCACCGTCTACATCTGACTGAAGACCGCGTCAGCATTGCCCGATATTTGTTCCGTCGATATGGCGGTTGGCTCGTTTTCTTTGGACGATTTGTCGCGCTCCTGCGGGCTTTCGCCGCGATCTTGGCTGGCGCGAACGGCATGGCCTGGAATCAGTTTCTGCTTTTCAACAGCCTAGGTGCGATTTGTTGGGCATCTCTGTTCGGATTTGGCGCATATGGATTGGGAGCCGGCGTCAACAAGCTCGCCGGCGGATTTGCGATCGCGTTTCTTGCAATCGCTGCAGTCGTGTTGTTCTTTCTCATGCGAGCCTTTCATCGCTATGAGCGTCAACTCATGAAGTTGGCGAGGGAAGATGAACAAAGGACCCGGAGAGGGTAG
- a CDS encoding NADPH-dependent FMN reductase, translating to MTTHQVGYLIGSLAKHSINRKLAQALVQLAPPQLQMREISFKDLPLYSYDYDADYPAVARTFKEAIASVDAILFVTPEYNRSIPGGLKNAIDWASRPYGKNSFSRKPSAVIGTSPGSIGTAVAQQSLRSVLSFCDSPQMNAPEAYIQFSTGLITDDGEVTVGSTQEFLRNYMSEFATFIARVLQVLPRDA from the coding sequence GTGACCACACATCAGGTAGGCTACCTTATTGGCAGTCTTGCCAAACACTCCATCAACCGCAAGCTCGCGCAAGCGCTCGTGCAACTTGCTCCGCCGCAACTCCAGATGCGGGAAATCTCGTTCAAGGATCTTCCGCTGTACAGTTACGACTATGACGCCGATTACCCAGCCGTTGCGCGGACGTTCAAGGAAGCCATCGCATCGGTCGACGCGATCCTCTTTGTCACGCCCGAATATAATCGATCGATCCCAGGTGGATTGAAGAACGCCATCGACTGGGCCAGCCGCCCTTATGGAAAGAATTCATTTTCTCGCAAACCCTCAGCGGTGATTGGCACATCGCCGGGCTCGATCGGAACCGCCGTCGCCCAGCAGAGCTTGCGCAGCGTGCTGAGTTTTTGCGATTCGCCTCAGATGAACGCCCCGGAAGCATATATCCAGTTTTCGACGGGCCTGATCACCGATGACGGGGAAGTCACCGTTGGATCCACGCAGGAATTCCTGCGCAACTACATGTCTGAATTCGCCACCTTCATCGCCCGCGTGCTGCAGGTTCTGCCCCGAGATGCCTGA